From the Lathyrus oleraceus cultivar Zhongwan6 chromosome 4, CAAS_Psat_ZW6_1.0, whole genome shotgun sequence genome, one window contains:
- the LOC127138213 gene encoding uncharacterized protein LOC127138213 — MVNRDPDTDEVIHRVRQENMMENNLTTMIDRIMAQNGLNTGLRRPNYTSPLSEYVLQTELPRDCKIPKFTKFSGDTGESIIEHIARYMTEAGDLANSENLRMKYFPSSLTKNAFTWFTTLPPNSIDTWFHLERLFHEQFFMGQTKISLKELASIKRKFTEPKDDYLNRFRLLKSRCFTVVPEH, encoded by the coding sequence ATGGTTAATAGAGACCCGGATACAGACGAAGTAATTCATAGGGTTAGGCAAGAAAACATGATGGAAAATAACTTAACTACTATGATAGATAGAATCATGGCCCAGAATGGTCTGAATACAGGACTTCGACGGCCAAATTATACCTCTCCTTTATCAGAATACGTCCTACAAACTGAATTACCAAGGGATTGTAAAatccctaagttcaccaaattctcagggGACACTGGTGAATCCATTATAGAACACATAGCCAGATACATGACTGAGGCAGGGGATTTGGCGAACAGTGAGAACCTAAGAATGAAATATTTCCCCAGTTCTTTAACGAAGAATGCCTTCACGTGGTTTACAACTTTGCCACCAAATTCCATAGATACTTGGTTTCATTTGGAGAGATTATTTCATGAACAATTCTTCATGGGCCAAACTAAGATAAGTCTTAAGGAATTAGCCAGTATTAAAAGAAAATTCACTGAACCTAAAGATGATTATCTGAATAGGTTCCGTTTGTTGAAATCTAGATGCTTTACAGTAGTGCCTGAACATTAA